In Corythoichthys intestinalis isolate RoL2023-P3 chromosome 4, ASM3026506v1, whole genome shotgun sequence, a genomic segment contains:
- the ttk gene encoding dual specificity protein kinase Ttk, with protein MGEKEHTDTMQTLARVCQRLSKIRKHLNEDDTDNINQIISSKSSEACLSYMMDFEKKGDPHLDPNHFARLISFYTRVFSNMPLGLHCQNESYARMLIRFAELKAIQDVNEAEANFNVARSHSQNFAFVHIAHAEFAHSQGNAKRSAEILHNAIELGAKPKALLQAALQRLEAGKKHIFPVDKENDPSYSNSTAHNVVKKDSDIQKSSRISDGMGELHLSSIFSSRQTSSSNTTAMLGRASSKKATVDDFVNFPTPSVSPESDPWGNQGSVESTTTSLHTLETKNTLKLDDVTSSFEQLILSNSPETCWAYLINLEKRGNPHTDITLHNKLKDCYFKVFSRLPIRNFSKNETYAKIMIRYAELKGIDDPDEAEDHFIVARANCKSFAFVHIAHAQFLASQGNVMKATSVLLKAQSLNAQPAELLEEALQNLKAGEKQLVFTKKEHFATEPQLAARVAVNETVEYPKPASKESVSTGEWKMPTMKDISPEMKRDTPPYSEPAPSVLKSVPTPSLLQSKLDPQTPDNYRKPYANSFITPIVKRDPAVLYSSTISAHRRGPVQKPHTPLNQLAGSHALQAPINSLSNESITIKGKQFFILKMIGQGGSSKVYQVLDHKKQLFAVKYVNLEDADAQTVESYKNEIEHLNHLQQYSDQIIKLYDFEITNSYIYMLMECGNLDLNTWLRKRTTVNPLERKFYWKNMLEAVQTIHKHGIVHSDLKPANFVIVNASLKLIDFGIANRIQPDVTSIMKDSQVGTLNYMPPEAIKYTSSQHGKACSKISPKGDVWSLGCILYCMTYKKTPFQSITNQITKLHAIIDPSHQIEFPDISEKELLDVLKRCLVRNPRDRISIAELLEHPYLQLNPQESQEPERRCNGDLQKILMDLAALQSPNTIVRAANNLAKMCSSGRKLDVAECAKPI; from the exons ATGGGTGAAAAAGAGCATACGGACACAATGCAGACCCTTGCCAGGGTTTGTCAAAGGCTCAGCAAGATTAGAAAACATCTCAATGAAG ATGACACTGACAATATTAACCAGATCATCAGCTCAAAGTCGTCTGAAGCTTGTCTTTCATATATGATGGACTTCGAGAAGAAAGGGGACCCTCACTTAGATCCTAACCATTTTGCTCGACTCATTAGTTTTTATACCAGAGTGTTTTCAAACATGCCTCTTGGATTACACTGTCAAAATGAAAGCTATGCCAGGATGTTGATCAGATTTGCAGAATTGAAAGC AATTCAAGATGTAAATGAGGCTGAGGCCAACTTCAACGTGGCAAGATCTCACAGCCAGAACTTTGCATTTGTCCACATTGCTCATGCAGAGTTTGCACATTCTCAAG GCAACGCCAAGCGAAGTGCTGAAATACTGCACAATGCCATTGAACTGGGTGCCAAACCAAAAGCACTACTTCAGGCGGCCTTGCAAAGATTGGAggcaggaaaaaaacacatttttcctGTTGACAAGGAAAACGACCCAT caTATTCAAACTCCACTGCACATAATGTTGTCAAAAAAGACTCTGACATCCAAAAATCAAGCAGAATATCAGATGGAATGGGTGAATTGCATCTGTCAAGCATTTTCAGTTCACG GCAAACATCCAGTTCAAACACGACCGCAATGCTTGGACGAGCCTCGTCAAAGAAAGCGACtgttgatgactttgtcaacttTCCG ACACCATCTGTCAGTCCAGAAAGTGACCCCTGGGGGAATCAGGGCTCTGTGGAGTCCACGACCACTTCTCTTCATACACTTGAAACAAAGAACACCCTGAAATTAGACG ATGTAACTTCCAGTTTTGAACAACTCATCCTTTCAAATTCCCCTGAGACATGTTGGGCTTACCTGATTAACCTTGAAAAAAGAGGCAACCCTCATACAGACATCACACTTCATAATAAACTCAAGGACTGTTATTTTAAAGTCTTTTCACGCCTGCCCATAAGAAATTTCAGCAAGAACGAGACCTATGCAAAAATAATGATAAGATATGCAGAACTCAAGGG CATTGATGACCCTGATGAAGCTGAAGACCATTTCATAGTTGCGAGAGCCAACTGCAAATCCTTTGCATTTGTTCATATAGCACATGCTCAGTTTTTGGCTTCTCAAG GAAATGTGATGAAGGCAACTTCTGTACTGCTTAAAGCCCAGTCATTAAATGCTCAGCCAGCTGAGCTGCTTGAAGAGGCCCTGCAGAACCTTAAAGCTGGAGAGAAGCAACTTGTTTTCACCAAGAAGGAACACTTCGCCACAG AACCCCAGCTCGCTGCTAGGGTTGCAGTGAACGAAACAGTGGAATACCCCAAACCTGCCAGCAAGGAGAGTGTATCAACTGGAGAGTGGAAGATGCCGACAATGAAGGATATTTCTCCAGAg ATGAAACGTGACACACCACCTTATTCCGAACCAGCTCCTTCTGTGTTAAAATCCGTCCCGACTCCGTctctgcttcaatcaaaattagATCCACAGACACCAGATAACTACAGAAAACCATATGCCAATAG CTTTATTACTCCTATCGTCAAGAGAGACCCTGCAGTATTGTATTCATCCACAATATCAGCACATAGACGAGGACCTGTTCAGAAGCCACACACACCTCTGAACCAATTAGCTGGCTCTCACGCATTACAG GCTCCCATCAATTCACTGTCAAATGAATCCATTACCATTAAAGGCAAGCAGTTCTTCATTCTTAAAATGATTGGACAAGGTGGATCCAGCAAG GTGTACCAGGTCTTGGATCATAAAAAACAGTTGTTTGCTGTGAAATATGTAAATCTTGAGGACGCAGATGCTCAGACAGTGGAAAGTTATAAAAATGAGATAGAACATCTGAACCACTTGCAGCAATACAGTGATCAGATCATAAAGCTCTATGACTT TGAAATAACAAACAGCTATATTTATATGCTGATGGAGTGTGGTAATTTGGATCTTAACACTTGGTTGCGGAAACGAACCACTGTCAACCCACTTGAGAGGAAGTTCTACTGGAAGAACATGCTTGAGGCTGTCCAAACTATCCACAAACATG GTATTGTCCACAGTGACTTGAAGCCAGCTAATTTTGTCATTGTCAATGCATCACTGAAGCTAATTGACTTTGGCATTGCGAACCGTATTCAACCAGACGTGACGAGCATCATGAAGGATTCCCAA GTTGGAACCTTGAACTATATGCCACCTGAGGCAATTAAATACACTTCATCCCAGCATGGGAAAGCATGTTCAAAA ATTAGTCCAAAAGGTGATGTGTGGTCTCTTGGGTGTATACTCTACTGTATGACGTACAAAAAGACCCCATTCCAAAGCATTACCAATCAAATCACCAAGCTACACGCCATCATCGATCCCAGCCATCAGATCGAATTTCCTGACATCTCAGAGAAGGAGTTGCTGGATGTGTTGAAG AGGTGCTTGGTTCGAAATCCCAGAGACCGCATATCTATTGCAGAACTGCTAGAGCATCCATACCTACAACTGAATCCACAGGAGTCGCAAGAACCAG AACGTCGATGCAACGGTGATCTGCAGAAAATCCTTATGGATCTTGCAGCGCTTCAATCTCCCAACACCATTGTCAGAGCTGCGAAT aatCTGGCCAAAATGTGCAGCAGTGGCAGGAAGCTGGATGTGGCAGAGTGTGCTAAGCCAATTTAA